A stretch of Natator depressus isolate rNatDep1 chromosome 2, rNatDep2.hap1, whole genome shotgun sequence DNA encodes these proteins:
- the LOC141983219 gene encoding myb/SANT-like DNA-binding domain-containing protein 7, whose translation MQSSSAEVTMQSSSAEVTMLESQNRKRAAAWTEREVRDLIAIWGEGSVLSELHSSFRNAKTFVKISQDMKDRGHNRDPKQCRVKLKELRQAYQKTREANGRSRSEPKTCRFYDELHAILRGSATTTPAVLFDSFNGDGGNTEAGFGDEEDSSQQASGETGFPDSQELFLTLDLEPVPPRTHPRLPPGPGRRRRDLHCMCFDDHRIFSFPEASED comes from the exons atgcagagctcatcagcagaggtgaccatgcagagctcatcagcagaggtgaccatgctggagtcccagaatcgcaaaagagctgcagcatggactgaacgggaggtacgggatctgatcgctatatggggagagggatccgtgctatcagaactacattccagttttcgaaatgccaaaacatttgtcaaaatctcccaggacatgaaggacagaggccataacagggacccaaagcagtgccgcgtgaaacttaaggagctgaggcaagcctaccagaaaaccagagaggcgaacggccgctccaggtcagagcccaaaacatgccgcttctatgatgagctgcatgccattttacggggttcagccaccactaccccagccgtgttgtttgactccttcaacggagatggaggcaacacggaagcaggttttggggacgaagaagatagctcacagcaagcaagcggagaaaccggttttcccgacagccaggaactgtttctcaccctggacctggagccagtacccccccgaacccacccaaggctgcctcctggacccggcaggcggagaagggacctcca ctgcatgtgtttcgatgatcacaggatcttctccttcccagaggctagcgaagattag